A portion of the Aquicoccus sp. G2-2 genome contains these proteins:
- a CDS encoding glycosyltransferase N-terminal domain-containing protein: MALTRSISLGAYLALARRDGQARLDFAMQRPVGTLLWGHATSPARARALLQIARLLRSQRPDLNLLITSPPKVNRPDHLRSQDFWQALPDDTLQAGDAFLDHWRPDICLWTGGQFRPALLHLMAKRHLPAFLIDASEDDLNAAHQRWLPDLARASVEAFGTCFARNGTAAQILRRLGVPREEIEVTGPLQEGSGALGCNDTERDELAQIFAGRPVWLAAMVQRSELEAVIAAHIQVSRRAIRLMLILVPDDETDGGEFADFLRAEGLNVAVWSRGDIPDETTQVLLADTWGEMGLWYRLAPLTFMGSSLDKSSDGRDPYEPAALGSAILYGPNVSRYLSAYSRFARAGAARIVKDTSSLATAVQQLLAPDQAALMAAAGWQAASEGAEVTDKVTALVHDVLDVMEAN; encoded by the coding sequence ATGGCGCTGACGCGTTCGATTTCGCTGGGGGCCTATCTTGCGTTGGCGCGGCGGGACGGGCAGGCCCGCCTGGACTTCGCCATGCAGCGGCCTGTTGGCACGTTGCTTTGGGGCCATGCGACATCGCCAGCGCGCGCGCGCGCACTTCTTCAGATCGCGCGGCTTTTGAGAAGCCAGCGGCCTGACTTGAACCTGCTGATCACTTCACCGCCAAAGGTGAACAGGCCCGATCACCTGCGCAGTCAGGACTTCTGGCAGGCGCTGCCGGATGACACATTGCAGGCAGGGGACGCTTTTCTCGATCACTGGCGCCCGGATATTTGCCTTTGGACCGGTGGGCAATTTAGACCGGCACTTTTGCATCTGATGGCAAAACGACATTTGCCTGCATTTTTGATCGACGCCAGTGAAGATGATCTTAACGCCGCGCACCAACGCTGGTTGCCGGATTTGGCGCGCGCGAGCGTGGAGGCGTTTGGGACCTGTTTTGCCCGCAATGGCACGGCGGCACAGATCCTGCGGCGGCTTGGCGTTCCGCGCGAGGAGATCGAAGTTACCGGGCCATTGCAGGAAGGTAGTGGGGCGCTTGGATGTAACGACACGGAGCGCGATGAGTTGGCGCAAATTTTTGCCGGTCGCCCGGTATGGTTGGCTGCAATGGTGCAGCGCAGCGAGCTTGAGGCCGTCATTGCCGCGCATATCCAAGTGAGCCGCAGAGCAATTCGCCTAATGCTGATCCTGGTGCCGGATGATGAGACAGACGGAGGGGAATTTGCTGATTTCTTGCGGGCAGAAGGGTTGAACGTGGCAGTTTGGTCTCGTGGCGATATACCGGATGAGACGACGCAGGTTTTGTTGGCGGATACATGGGGCGAGATGGGGCTTTGGTATCGTTTGGCACCCCTGACCTTCATGGGTTCTTCACTGGACAAGAGCAGCGATGGGCGCGATCCGTATGAACCGGCGGCACTTGGTTCGGCCATTCTTTACGGGCCGAATGTGAGCCGATACCTTTCGGCCTATTCACGTTTTGCCCGTGCCGGTGCGGCGCGAATCGTCAAGGATACCAGCAGTTTGGCAACAGCGGTCCAGCAACTGCTTGCACCGGATCAGGCGGCGCTCATGGCGGCGGCTGGGTGGCAGGCGGCATCGGAAGGAGCAGAGGTGACAGACAAGGTGACGGCGCTGGTGCATGATGTGCTTGACGTCATGGAGGCGAACTGA
- the lpxK gene encoding tetraacyldisaccharide 4'-kinase, with product MRAPDFWFNPPARPGWQARLLAPVGAVYARATARRVAHKGARVSCPVICVGNINAGGTGKTPTVIALAQRLQAAGLNVHAVSKGYGGTLEGPEQVDERRHRAAETGDEPLLLAAFLPVWVAKDRLAGCRAAAGAGAEVIVLDDGHQNPAVEKDLSLVVVDAGQGFGNARCIPAGPLREPVEAGLARADAVLSIGPSDAQIAFEKQWGSMVTLPHMKGALIPLQMGMDWTGMRCIAFAGIGQPAKFFRTLKGLGAEIIEAHALDDHQALSPALLNRLIMQAKAKGAQLVTTEKDAVRLPMELRAQVISLPVRLELEDWTTLDRLIETLMERPA from the coding sequence ATGCGGGCGCCGGATTTCTGGTTCAACCCACCCGCGCGGCCGGGTTGGCAAGCGCGCCTGCTGGCGCCGGTTGGGGCGGTATATGCGCGCGCCACGGCGCGGCGGGTGGCGCACAAGGGGGCGCGGGTCAGCTGCCCGGTGATTTGCGTTGGCAACATCAATGCGGGGGGCACCGGCAAGACGCCAACGGTGATCGCGCTGGCCCAGAGGTTGCAGGCTGCCGGACTGAATGTACACGCAGTTTCAAAGGGATATGGCGGCACGCTGGAAGGGCCAGAGCAGGTTGATGAGCGCCGCCATCGAGCGGCAGAGACAGGCGATGAGCCACTGTTGCTGGCCGCGTTCCTGCCGGTCTGGGTGGCGAAGGATCGGCTTGCCGGATGCCGGGCGGCGGCGGGGGCGGGGGCGGAGGTTATTGTTCTGGACGATGGGCATCAGAATCCGGCGGTCGAGAAGGATCTGAGCCTAGTCGTGGTTGATGCAGGGCAGGGTTTTGGCAACGCGCGTTGCATCCCGGCGGGGCCACTCAGAGAGCCGGTTGAGGCCGGGCTGGCGCGGGCGGATGCGGTGCTTTCCATCGGGCCATCGGACGCGCAGATTGCCTTTGAAAAGCAATGGGGTAGCATGGTAACGCTGCCGCATATGAAAGGCGCGCTGATACCGTTGCAGATGGGCATGGACTGGACCGGAATGCGCTGTATCGCCTTTGCCGGGATCGGCCAACCTGCCAAGTTCTTCCGAACGCTGAAAGGACTCGGCGCGGAGATCATCGAGGCACATGCGCTCGACGATCATCAGGCGCTTAGCCCGGCTTTGCTCAACCGATTGATAATGCAGGCAAAAGCCAAGGGCGCGCAGTTGGTGACGACGGAAAAAGATGCGGTTCGCTTGCCGATGGAATTGCGCGCGCAGGTGATCAGTCTGCCGGTGCGGCTGGAGCTGGAGGACTGGACGACGCTTGATAGGCTTATCGAGACATTGATGGAGCGTCCCGCTTAG
- a CDS encoding CaiB/BaiF CoA-transferase family protein produces the protein METPLAGLKVVELARILAGPWAGQTLADLGAEVIKVEAPGGDDTRQWGPPFVERDGDTSAAYFHSCNRGKSSITVDFRDADDLARLKELIKDADILIENFKLGGLAKYGLDYDSMKALNPALIYCSITGFGQTGPYAHRAGYDYIIQGMSGFMSITGEPDGQPQRAGVAITDLFTGLYSVSGILAALHQRTRTGLGQHIDMALLDCAVSAMANQTLNYLATGTPPGRTGNYHPNLTPYQVFDCADGYIIIATGNDAQYQRLCALLGLDDMASDPKFLKNADRVQNRPEMIDRLLTETRKRPKADLLAACEDHGIPAGPINDMADVFADPQVQARGMQIAPEGLPGVRSPFRFSGADLALDRASPKLGQDND, from the coding sequence ATGGAAACGCCACTTGCCGGACTGAAGGTCGTTGAACTGGCGCGCATCCTCGCCGGACCATGGGCGGGGCAAACGCTGGCCGATCTCGGCGCCGAGGTGATCAAGGTCGAAGCCCCCGGCGGGGACGATACCCGCCAATGGGGCCCGCCCTTTGTTGAGCGTGACGGCGATACCTCTGCGGCCTATTTCCATTCCTGCAATCGTGGCAAATCCTCAATCACCGTCGATTTCCGCGATGCGGATGATCTCGCCCGGCTAAAAGAGCTGATCAAGGATGCCGATATCCTGATCGAGAATTTCAAGCTCGGCGGGCTGGCCAAATACGGGCTCGACTACGACAGCATGAAAGCCCTGAACCCGGCGCTGATCTATTGCTCGATCACCGGCTTCGGGCAGACCGGGCCATATGCCCACCGCGCCGGGTATGATTACATCATCCAAGGCATGTCCGGCTTCATGTCGATCACCGGCGAACCCGATGGCCAGCCACAACGCGCGGGCGTGGCCATCACCGACCTGTTCACCGGGCTTTATTCCGTCTCCGGCATCCTTGCCGCTTTGCATCAACGCACCCGCACCGGGCTGGGGCAACATATCGACATGGCGCTGCTCGATTGCGCGGTGTCCGCCATGGCCAACCAGACGCTCAACTACCTTGCCACCGGCACGCCGCCGGGGCGCACCGGCAATTATCACCCCAATCTGACCCCCTATCAGGTGTTCGATTGCGCCGATGGCTACATCATCATCGCCACCGGCAACGACGCTCAGTATCAACGCCTTTGCGCGCTGCTTGGCCTTGATGACATGGCCAGTGATCCGAAATTCCTGAAAAACGCCGACCGGGTGCAAAACCGCCCCGAAATGATCGACCGGCTGCTGACCGAAACCCGCAAACGGCCCAAGGCCGACCTGCTCGCCGCCTGCGAAGACCACGGCATCCCCGCCGGGCCGATCAACGATATGGCCGATGTCTTTGCCGACCCGCAGGTGCAGGCGCGCGGAATGCAGATCGCGCCCGAAGGTCTTCCCGGTGTGCGCTCACCATTCCGCTTCTCCGGGGCCGATCTCGCGCTTGATCGCGCCTCCCCCAAGCTCGGTCAGGACAACGACTGA
- a CDS encoding DsbA family protein codes for MINLPLRAAAIAATLALIAPATWADDAATTTTAQTAAPAETAKAPEEAAAPAEKPVIHEMTLGAEDAPVTVMEYASFTCPHCAAFHDDQYLKLKADYIDTGKVRFIYRDVYFDRIGLWAAMLARCEPERFFGIADLIYSKQNDWLNSNDPVKLAANLRKLGKIAGLPEDQMKACMEDGAKAKALVNWYQANVEKDKIEGTPTLIIDGEKHSNMSWAELKKIIDAKLGS; via the coding sequence ATGATCAACCTCCCGCTTCGTGCCGCCGCCATTGCCGCCACACTTGCGCTCATCGCACCCGCCACATGGGCCGACGATGCCGCGACAACGACCACCGCACAAACCGCCGCCCCTGCCGAGACGGCCAAAGCCCCCGAGGAAGCGGCAGCGCCCGCTGAAAAACCGGTCATCCATGAAATGACGCTCGGGGCGGAGGATGCGCCGGTCACCGTGATGGAATACGCCTCCTTCACCTGCCCGCATTGTGCGGCCTTCCACGATGATCAGTATCTCAAGCTCAAGGCCGATTACATCGACACCGGCAAGGTCCGTTTCATCTACCGCGATGTCTATTTCGACCGCATCGGCCTCTGGGCTGCGATGCTGGCCCGGTGCGAGCCGGAACGCTTCTTCGGCATTGCCGATCTGATCTATTCCAAGCAGAACGACTGGCTCAATTCGAACGATCCCGTCAAACTGGCTGCCAACCTGCGCAAGCTGGGCAAGATCGCTGGCCTGCCCGAAGATCAGATGAAAGCCTGCATGGAAGACGGCGCCAAGGCCAAGGCGCTGGTCAACTGGTATCAAGCCAATGTCGAGAAGGACAAGATCGAAGGCACACCGACGCTCATCATCGACGGTGAAAAGCACTCCAACATGTCCTGGGCCGAACTCAAGAAAATCATCGACGCAAAATTGGGCTCGTAA
- a CDS encoding DUF721 domain-containing protein, translating to MTPQKRKQGRGFARASKILSGQVRKAGETRGFAVSRLLTHWPEIAGEAIAEISRPVEVSHTRQGFGATLSLLTTGANAPMLEMQKEKLRERVNAVYGYNAISRIRITQTHATGFAEGQASFAHRPAKPAEAPPDPLIKQSAIRAAQPITDEGLRHALETLGENVLLKSKRQKGPSE from the coding sequence ATGACGCCGCAGAAACGCAAACAAGGCAGGGGGTTCGCCCGCGCCTCGAAAATCCTCTCCGGTCAGGTCCGCAAGGCCGGGGAAACGCGTGGCTTTGCCGTCTCAAGGCTGCTCACCCATTGGCCCGAAATCGCCGGTGAGGCCATCGCCGAAATCTCCCGCCCGGTTGAGGTTTCCCATACAAGGCAGGGCTTCGGTGCAACACTGTCGCTGCTCACCACTGGCGCCAACGCGCCGATGCTCGAAATGCAGAAAGAGAAACTGCGCGAACGGGTCAACGCGGTTTACGGCTATAACGCCATTTCGCGCATCCGCATCACCCAGACCCACGCCACCGGCTTTGCCGAGGGGCAGGCAAGCTTTGCCCATCGCCCCGCCAAACCGGCAGAGGCACCGCCCGATCCACTCATCAAGCAATCCGCCATACGCGCCGCACAGCCGATCACCGATGAAGGCTTGCGCCATGCGCTTGAAACTCTGGGCGAAAACGTCCTATTGAAATCCAAACGCCAGAAAGGGCCGTCTGAATGA
- a CDS encoding A/G-specific adenine glycosylase: MHQRAADLLEWYDTHARALPWRVPPGAGVRADVYRVWLSEVMLQQTTVAAVKGYFERFTARWPTVEALAHARDEDVMGEWAGLGYYARARNLLKCARVVTQCGGFPQTREGLMALPGIGPYTAAAIAAIAFDAPEVVVDGNVERVMARLYAVRAPLPGAKAELIEKAALTTPKTRPGDYAQAVMDLGATLCTPKAPACGICPWRGICEARALGIAASLPARSPKQAKPVRRGVAYVGRRADGAWLLERRPGKGLLGGMLGWPGAPWGEVAQEAPPVTADWRDIGAEARHTFTHFHLRLAIKVADLPMESVPNAALFLPKSEFRPSDLPTVMRKVFDLAQGAFDDGY; this comes from the coding sequence ATGCATCAGAGGGCCGCCGACCTGCTTGAGTGGTATGACACCCATGCGCGGGCGTTGCCGTGGCGGGTGCCGCCGGGGGCGGGCGTGCGGGCGGATGTTTACCGTGTGTGGCTTTCCGAAGTGATGCTGCAACAGACGACCGTGGCCGCCGTGAAGGGCTATTTCGAGCGGTTCACCGCGCGCTGGCCGACGGTCGAGGCCTTGGCGCACGCGCGTGACGAAGACGTGATGGGCGAATGGGCGGGCCTTGGCTATTACGCGCGGGCGCGCAACCTTTTGAAATGCGCGCGCGTGGTGACGCAGTGCGGTGGCTTCCCGCAAACACGCGAGGGGTTGATGGCGTTGCCGGGAATCGGGCCATACACGGCGGCGGCGATTGCGGCGATTGCTTTTGACGCGCCGGAAGTGGTGGTCGATGGCAATGTCGAGAGGGTGATGGCGCGGCTTTATGCGGTGCGCGCGCCATTGCCCGGCGCGAAGGCGGAATTGATCGAAAAAGCGGCTCTAACAACGCCCAAAACGCGCCCTGGTGATTATGCGCAGGCGGTGATGGATCTGGGGGCGACGCTTTGCACACCGAAGGCACCGGCCTGTGGCATTTGCCCATGGCGGGGCATTTGCGAGGCGCGTGCGCTGGGCATTGCCGCAAGCCTGCCTGCGCGCAGCCCGAAACAGGCCAAGCCGGTGCGGCGCGGGGTTGCCTATGTCGGGCGGCGGGCGGATGGCGCGTGGTTGCTGGAACGGCGGCCCGGCAAGGGATTGCTCGGCGGGATGCTGGGCTGGCCCGGCGCGCCGTGGGGCGAGGTGGCGCAAGAGGCCCCGCCGGTGACGGCGGATTGGCGCGATATTGGCGCGGAGGCACGCCACACGTTTACTCATTTTCATTTGCGGCTCGCTATCAAGGTGGCCGATCTGCCGATGGAATCTGTGCCAAATGCGGCTCTATTCCTGCCGAAATCGGAATTTCGCCCGTCCGATCTTCCGACGGTGATGCGCAAGGTGTTTGACCTTGCCCAAGGCGCGTTTGACGATGGATACTGA
- a CDS encoding alkane 1-monooxygenase, whose protein sequence is MTGQDMSRPSALLPFWLSYLLVPLAWVSAVYGGWLVVLLPLVAWWVFTALDGLLGLNEENPDTDTDEAALYWYRLGVMAWVPVQFVTLFGVIFYVTRSGHLNWLELWVLFFGMGVITGTVGIVYAHELMHQTNKAERWLADILLAMVLYSHFRSEHLLVHHPYVGTSRDTVTARFNENFHRFFARVLRSGPGSAFRAEKEKLAKRGLPWSDSRNPFWRYWILQAVMLLLALVLGGWVGLLLFIVQAGSAVWQLELTNYVEHYGLTRKYLGDGRYEHVKPRHSWNAAHKATNWLLINLQRHSDHHYKPDRRFPLLQTYAPADAPQLPYGYPMMTLVAVLPRVWRRVMNPRVQKWRGMYYPEITDWSGYNKLRLPEPGVRNRPEAGSAQG, encoded by the coding sequence ATGACCGGGCAAGATATGTCCCGCCCTTCTGCCTTGTTGCCGTTCTGGCTGAGCTACCTGCTGGTGCCGCTGGCGTGGGTGAGCGCGGTTTATGGTGGCTGGCTGGTGGTGCTTTTGCCGCTGGTGGCGTGGTGGGTTTTCACCGCGCTTGACGGGTTGTTGGGCCTCAACGAGGAAAACCCCGACACCGACACGGATGAGGCGGCGCTTTACTGGTATCGGCTTGGCGTGATGGCGTGGGTGCCGGTGCAGTTTGTCACGCTGTTCGGGGTTATTTTTTACGTGACCCGCTCCGGGCATTTGAATTGGTTAGAGCTTTGGGTGCTGTTTTTCGGGATGGGGGTGATTACCGGCACGGTCGGCATCGTTTATGCCCATGAATTGATGCACCAGACCAACAAGGCCGAGCGGTGGCTGGCCGATATCCTGCTGGCTATGGTGCTATATTCGCATTTTAGAAGTGAGCATCTGTTGGTGCATCATCCTTACGTGGGCACGTCACGCGATACGGTGACGGCGCGTTTTAACGAGAATTTCCATCGGTTTTTTGCGCGGGTGTTGCGCAGCGGGCCGGGGTCGGCCTTTCGCGCGGAGAAAGAGAAGTTGGCGAAGAGGGGATTGCCGTGGAGCGACAGCCGCAACCCGTTCTGGCGTTACTGGATACTGCAGGCGGTGATGCTGTTGCTGGCTTTGGTGCTTGGTGGCTGGGTTGGGTTGCTTCTGTTCATCGTGCAGGCGGGGAGTGCGGTCTGGCAGCTTGAGTTGACCAATTACGTGGAGCATTACGGGCTGACGCGGAAATATCTGGGCGATGGCCGTTATGAGCATGTAAAGCCGCGCCATAGCTGGAATGCGGCGCACAAGGCGACGAATTGGTTGCTGATCAACCTGCAACGCCATTCCGATCATCATTACAAACCCGACCGGCGATTTCCGTTGTTGCAGACCTATGCGCCCGCCGACGCACCGCAACTGCCTTACGGCTATCCGATGATGACGCTGGTCGCAGTTTTGCCGCGGGTCTGGCGCAGGGTGATGAACCCAAGGGTGCAGAAATGGCGCGGCATGTATTACCCCGAGATCACCGATTGGAGCGGTTACAACAAGCTGCGCCTGCCGGAGCCGGGCGTGCGGAACCGCCCTGAGGCGGGCAGCGCGCAGGGTTAA
- the galE gene encoding UDP-glucose 4-epimerase GalE, producing MTARILLTGGAGYIGSHTYVALKAAGHDVAILDNFSNSRPTVLNRLETLTGAPVEHHLCDVCDAPAVMRLFADNSFDAVVHFAARKAVGESMREPLTYFNANIGGFINVLRAMEQSGTNRLVFSSSATIYGDPDMSPIPETAERRYANPYGYTKIACEQMMEQLCTSNPAWQFGVLRYFNPVGAHASALIGEDPMDIPNNLMPYIAKVATGELPRINIFGADYATPDGTGVRDYIHVEDLARGHVLSLEALLAGKGGHSVNLGTGKGISVLEVIAAYSAACGRALPYEIAPRREGDVPSYYADPSLAQTLLGFRAERDLDDMCRSSWAWVSGQLSNTPKP from the coding sequence ATGACGGCGCGCATTCTTCTGACCGGCGGGGCGGGCTATATCGGCTCGCATACCTATGTCGCACTCAAGGCGGCAGGCCATGATGTCGCCATTCTCGACAATTTCTCCAACTCCCGCCCCACCGTTCTGAACCGGCTGGAAACACTCACCGGCGCGCCGGTCGAACATCACCTCTGCGATGTGTGTGACGCACCGGCGGTGATGCGGCTTTTTGCCGACAACAGCTTTGATGCCGTGGTGCATTTCGCTGCCCGCAAGGCGGTTGGCGAATCGATGCGCGAACCGCTGACCTATTTCAACGCCAATATCGGCGGCTTCATCAACGTGCTGCGCGCGATGGAGCAATCCGGCACCAACCGGCTGGTGTTTTCATCATCCGCCACGATCTATGGCGACCCGGATATGTCACCCATCCCCGAAACCGCCGAGCGCCGCTATGCCAACCCCTATGGCTATACCAAAATCGCCTGCGAACAGATGATGGAGCAGCTTTGCACGAGCAACCCGGCATGGCAATTCGGCGTATTGCGCTATTTCAACCCGGTCGGTGCCCATGCGTCGGCGCTCATTGGCGAAGACCCGATGGATATTCCCAACAACCTGATGCCCTACATCGCCAAGGTCGCCACCGGCGAGTTGCCCCGCATCAACATTTTCGGCGCCGATTACGCCACGCCTGACGGCACCGGCGTGCGCGATTACATCCATGTCGAGGATCTGGCCCGTGGCCATGTGCTTTCGCTTGAGGCGTTGCTGGCAGGCAAGGGCGGGCACAGCGTCAACCTCGGCACCGGCAAGGGAATATCGGTGCTTGAAGTGATCGCCGCCTATTCCGCCGCCTGTGGCCGCGCATTGCCGTATGAAATTGCCCCAAGGCGCGAAGGCGATGTGCCGTCCTATTATGCCGACCCGTCGCTGGCGCAAACCCTTCTCGGCTTCCGGGCAGAGCGCGATCTCGATGATATGTGCCGCTCAAGCTGGGCATGGGTCTCGGGTCAGCTTTCCAACACGCCAAAGCCATAG
- a CDS encoding site-specific DNA-methyltransferase, giving the protein MTKTKTEAGTAVLPLNTILDGDCIDAMNALPAASIDLIFADPPYNLQLKGELHRPDNSKVDAVDDAWDQFDSFKVYDDFTRKWLKAARRLLKPNGALWMIGSYHNVFRMGTELQNQGFWILNDVVWRKSNPMPNFRGKRFTNAHETLIWASKSEGAKYTFNYEALKALNEGIQMRSDWVIPICNGGERLKDDNGDKAHPTQKPEALLHRILVGTTNPGDVVLDPFFGTGTTGAVAKMLGRDFIGIEREEAYRKVALKRLSKIRKFDKAALEVSRSKRAEPRVPFGQLVERGMLRPGEELYSLNGRHKAKVRADGTLIGDDIKGSIHQVGAHLEGAPSCNGWTYWCIKRDGQQVPIDIFRQQIRAEMRA; this is encoded by the coding sequence ATGACGAAAACCAAGACCGAAGCGGGCACCGCGGTGCTCCCCCTGAACACGATTCTCGATGGCGATTGCATTGACGCGATGAACGCCTTGCCCGCCGCGTCGATTGATCTCATCTTTGCCGACCCGCCCTACAATCTACAACTGAAGGGAGAGCTTCACCGCCCCGACAATTCAAAAGTCGATGCGGTTGATGATGCGTGGGATCAATTCGATAGCTTCAAGGTTTACGATGATTTCACCCGCAAGTGGCTCAAGGCGGCCCGCCGCCTGTTGAAACCCAATGGCGCGCTCTGGATGATAGGCTCCTATCACAATGTCTTCCGCATGGGGACCGAGCTGCAAAATCAGGGCTTCTGGATTCTCAACGACGTGGTTTGGCGCAAATCCAACCCGATGCCGAATTTCCGTGGCAAACGCTTTACCAACGCGCATGAAACCCTGATCTGGGCCAGCAAATCGGAAGGCGCGAAATACACCTTCAACTACGAAGCTCTCAAGGCGCTGAACGAAGGCATTCAGATGCGCTCCGATTGGGTTATCCCGATCTGCAATGGCGGCGAGCGGCTGAAAGACGACAACGGCGACAAGGCCCACCCCACCCAAAAGCCCGAGGCGTTGCTGCACCGCATCCTCGTGGGCACCACCAACCCCGGCGATGTCGTGCTCGACCCGTTTTTCGGCACCGGCACGACCGGCGCGGTTGCCAAGATGCTGGGCCGCGATTTCATCGGCATCGAACGCGAAGAAGCGTATCGCAAGGTTGCTCTGAAGCGGCTCTCGAAAATCCGCAAGTTCGACAAGGCCGCGCTTGAGGTCAGCCGCTCCAAACGGGCAGAGCCGCGTGTGCCCTTCGGCCAGCTGGTCGAACGCGGAATGCTGCGCCCCGGAGAGGAACTTTATTCGCTCAATGGCCGCCACAAAGCCAAGGTTCGCGCCGATGGCACCCTGATCGGTGACGATATCAAAGGCTCCATTCATCAGGTCGGTGCCCATCTCGAAGGCGCGCCCTCGTGCAACGGCTGGACCTACTGGTGCATCAAGCGCGACGGCCAACAGGTGCCGATCGACATTTTCCGCCAGCAAATCCGCGCCGAAATGCGCGCCTGA
- a CDS encoding NADPH-dependent FMN reductase, with product MTNPTLLGLCGALRKDSYNRKLMLEAATTFGEADFIIGDLNFPLYNGDDETAHGAPEAVRALAAQIARADAIIIATPEYNKGPSGVLKNALDWVSRVKGAPWKGKPVAIMSAADGRAGGERAQLALRSFLTPFNPRLLLGPEIAVAGSANEFDADGRLTGERYRKNLGILMADLRAAIAS from the coding sequence ATGACCAACCCCACCCTGCTCGGCCTTTGCGGCGCATTGCGCAAGGATTCCTACAATCGCAAACTGATGCTCGAAGCCGCCACCACTTTCGGAGAGGCGGATTTCATCATCGGTGACCTGAATTTCCCGCTTTACAACGGCGACGATGAAACAGCCCACGGTGCCCCCGAAGCGGTGCGCGCCCTCGCCGCGCAAATTGCGCGGGCCGATGCAATAATCATCGCCACGCCCGAATATAACAAAGGGCCGTCCGGTGTTCTGAAAAATGCGCTCGATTGGGTCAGCCGGGTCAAAGGCGCGCCTTGGAAAGGCAAGCCGGTGGCGATCATGTCTGCCGCAGATGGCCGCGCCGGGGGCGAACGCGCACAACTCGCCTTGCGCAGCTTTCTCACCCCGTTCAACCCGCGCCTGTTGCTTGGCCCGGAAATCGCCGTGGCCGGGTCCGCGAACGAGTTTGACGCCGATGGCCGCCTGACCGGCGAGCGTTATCGCAAAAACCTCGGTATCCTGATGGCCGATCTACGCGCCGCCATAGCGTCATAG
- a CDS encoding OmpA family protein, whose translation MNINSKFALALAVGSLTLTTACMQNGTYQPRSKTESGALMGAGLGAAIGAITAGKGNRGGGALTGAVVGAAGGMIAGSVLDKQEADLRNAVGNDVAIQNTGDRLIVTMPQDILFATDSASLRPDLLQDLRSVAGNLNSYPNSTVQVLGHTDNVGAAAYNQDLSYRRADSVARVLISDGVTASRVHAIGRGESQPVASNLTADGRQQNRRVEIVILPNA comes from the coding sequence ATGAACATCAATTCGAAATTCGCTCTGGCGCTTGCCGTCGGGTCGCTCACACTCACCACCGCCTGTATGCAAAACGGCACCTACCAACCCAGAAGCAAAACCGAAAGCGGCGCCCTCATGGGGGCCGGGCTTGGTGCGGCAATCGGTGCCATCACCGCTGGCAAGGGCAATCGCGGCGGCGGCGCACTGACCGGGGCCGTTGTCGGTGCTGCCGGCGGCATGATTGCCGGGTCAGTCCTCGACAAGCAAGAAGCCGACCTGCGCAACGCAGTGGGCAACGATGTCGCGATTCAAAATACCGGCGACCGGCTGATCGTCACCATGCCGCAGGATATTCTTTTCGCCACCGACAGCGCGTCACTGCGTCCCGACCTGTTGCAGGATCTGCGCTCGGTTGCGGGCAACCTCAATTCCTACCCGAACTCAACCGTTCAGGTGCTTGGCCATACCGATAACGTGGGTGCGGCGGCTTATAATCAGGATCTTTCCTACCGCCGCGCCGATTCGGTCGCCCGCGTGCTGATCTCCGACGGGGTTACTGCAAGCCGGGTTCACGCCATCGGTCGCGGCGAAAGCCAGCCGGTCGCCTCGAACCTCACCGCCGATGGCCGCCAGCAAAACCGCCGCGTTGAAATCGTCATCCTGCCCAACGCCTGA